In Verrucomicrobiota bacterium, the DNA window GCTGCTTGGCGGCCCGCAGGCGGGCATCATCGCGGGCAGGGCGAAGCTCGTGGCCGCGTGCAAGCGCGAGCCGTTCTTCCGCGCGCTGCGGTGCGACAAGCTCATCCTCGCCACGCTGCAAACGGTGGTGGATGAGTATTTGCACGCAACATCGTCCTCGAGCCTTGCGGCGCCGATTCACTCGATGCTGCGTGCGACGCCGGAGGAACTTCGTGGTCGAGCTGAGAAAATTTGCGCCGCGCTTGCTGGGCTGCCGGTCAAAGCGACTGTCGGCGCGGGCAAAGCGCAGGTCGGCGGCGGCACGCTGCCGCAGGCGGTGATCGAATCGGTGACGGTGGACCTGCTGCCGCAGGGCAGAGCGCTGGCGGACTTCGCGGCGAAGCTGCGCGCCGGTTCACCGCCGGTGATCGGCTACGTGGGAGGGAACAAGTTCAAGCTCGACGTGCGCACGGTGTTTCCGCGCCAAGATGAGGAACTGGTGCGCTGCGTTCGAGCGTGCCTTTGAGTGGCGCGGGATGCGGCGGCGTTGACAAGCTCTCGCGGGCCTCCCCATGGTCGCGGCACCGAACCACGGATCGCCATGAACATCCACATCGCGCGGAACAACCAGCAGCTTGGACAGTTCAGCCTCGTCGAGGTAAACGGCGGCATCGCCAGCGGGCGATTTCTGCCCGGCGATCTCGCGTGGTGGGAGGGCGCGCCCGGCTGGACCCGGCTAGACACCGCGCCCGGCGTGGTGGTGCCCGCAAACCTGCCGCCTCCGATGCCGCCCCTGCCAGCGCACGCGGCGGCCGCGCCGGCGAAGTCCGGCGGCAGCTACACAGCGGGCCGGAACGTCGGCGACGAGCCGCGATGCAACATTCCCGGCCACTCGTTGTGACGCGCCGCGCGGCGGCCGGAGTTTCCCGTAACTTCCCGGCCCGTCGCGGGTCAACATCGGAGGCGCAATCGCGCCACTGAGTTACGCCCGCGCGAACCGCCACCCGCCATGTTCAGCATTATCGGAGCCGACGGACAGGAATACGGGCCTGTCGCGCCGGAGGTTCTCGCTCAGTGGATCGCCGAGGGGCGCGCGAATGCGCTCACGCGCGTGCGCGCCGCCGGCGCGGACGCGTGGAAGCCGCTCGGCGACGTCCCGGAGTTTGCCGCCCCGCTTGAGGCCCGATACGGCGCGAAACCCGCCGCGGCGCAACCACCGCACCTTCCACAGCCCGCCCCAACTCCCGACCAGCCTTCGCCACGGCCTTCTCCACAGCCTCAATTGGCCGTTGCTCCCGGCGCGCGCGCCGCGGCGATCGAGCAACTGCGGGCGCCGGCAGTCTTCATGATGATCGTCGCCGCGTGCGGGCTCGCGCTGGAGCTTTTGGGGATCGTGAACGTTTCGGTGTTCAACCTGATGCCGTTCGAGCACCCGCCGTGGTTCGGCCGCGGCGCGGCGTTGGGGATGCTGATTCAGATTCCGTTCCTGGTGGTGAACATCGCGCTGTATGGACTCTCGGTCTTCGCGGCGGCCAACATGCTGCAGCTCCGGCGGTGGGGTTGGTGCCTCACGGGCGCGATCGCGCTGGTGGTGCCGTGCACCGGTTGCTGCTGCTGCCTCGGCGTGCTCAGCGGCCTGTGGGGGATGATCGTCTTGACACGCCCCGGCGTGCGGGCTGCATTTGCGCCGTGAACGCCGATCCTGTCCCGCCCGTCATTCGTGCGCCGGGCTTCGGAAGCCGCGCGCCGCGCTTCGCCGCGCTCGTGGTGGCGCTCGCGCTCGCGTTCGCCGTGACGATGCTGTTCTTCTACGATCCCGCGAAGCACAGCCTGTATCCGCAATGCACGCTGAAGAAACTCACGGGGCTCGATTGTCCCGGCTGCGGCGGCTTGCGGGCGACGCACCAGCTCCTGCACGGGAACATCCGCGCGGCGTTCGCGCTGAACCCGCTGCTCTTCCTCGTCGCGCCGGTGATCGCATGGTGGCTCGCGGCGGAGGCGGCGCGGCACCGCGGGCGGAATTGGCGCGGCCCGTTCGACCGCACTGCGGGCGTGCTGGTGTTCGTCGGCGCGGTGCTCGTCTTCGGCTTGCTGCGAAATGTCTGGCCACTTTTACCTTGAACCAGACCGCGCCGCTGCTACGCTGCGCTCCAATTCGGCAGCTCAAAAATCATGAAAGCAACGATACTGGTCATCTTTCTCGCCACCACGGTCCTCTTCGGTGGGCTTTACGTTCGCGAACTTCAGCAGTCCGCCCGTTCCCAGGCCATCGCCGAGCGGGCCGAGAAGGACGTGAAGGATGCCGCCCAGCGCGCGGCTGACATCGAGAAGGGCCTGAAGGAACTCTCCTCCCGCCTCGCGCGCGCCGAGATCGAGGCCGCCAACAGCACCATCCGCGGCGGTCAAACCGACCGAAGCCCCTCCACGTCCGCGCCGTCCGCGCCGTCCGCGCCGTCCGCGCCGTCCGCGCCGCCGTCGGCCACACCACCGCAGGATTCCGCGAAGAAGAAAGGGCTCGCGCTCCTCGGCGAGATGCTCAACGACCCCGAGATGCGCGACATGATCCGCAGCCAGCAGAAGGCCTCCCGCGGGCCGGCCATGGACATGACCTACGGGCCGCTTCTCAAGCAGATGAACCTCCCGCCCGAGCAGTCCGAAAAACTCAAGGAATTGCTCAAGGCCAAGCTCGGCGTCGCGTCCGAGATGGGCTTGAACTTCCTGATGCCGGACATGACGCCCGAGAAGCGAAAGGAACTCACCGACCAAATGAAGGAGCAAACCGACGCCTACAACGCGCAGATTCGCCAGCTCCTCGGCGATCAGGAATACCAGCGGCTTGAATTCTTCGAGAAGAGCCAGATCGAGCGGCTGGCGATGAACGGTTTCAAGCAGCAGCTCCCCTCGACCGCCGCGATGAGCCCCGCGCAGGAACAGCAACTCACGCAGGCGCTCTACGATGAGCGCCAGCGCTTCAAGTTCACCACCGACTTCTATGATATCCAGCGGCAGCCGCCGCAGAATTTCGGCGAGTTGCTCACCGACGAGCGGCTCGCCACCTTCGCGCAGGAACAGGAGCAACTCGACCAGCTCACGCTCCTTCGCGCCCGCCAGATCCTCACCGCCGAGCAGCTCGTGCCCTTCGCCGAGCACCAGAAAAACCAGCGCGAGATGCAGATGAACATGATGAAGGTCGGCGCGAAAATGTTCCGCAGCTTCGGCGGCAAACAGCCATGAAGCTTCACGGCCCGATCGCCGGGCTCGCGGCTGCCGGGCTGATGCTCCACGCCGGTTGCAACGACAAGCCCGCCCCGCCGGCCGTGGTCGCGCCGCAGGTTTCGCCCCGCACCCCGGCGGCGCCCGCGCCCGCCCCAGCCGCCGCCACGCCCGCCGCGCCCGCGCCCGCGCCCGCGCCCGATGATGGTCCGCGAAACGATCCCGGCATCGAGGCACTCAACATCGCCATCGGCGACTACTTCTCGGCCAATGGCACTGTGCCAAAGGACATCAGCGAATTGGTCCGCGGCAAGTTCCTCGACAAACCTCCCGTGCCCCCGCCGGGCAAGCGCTATGTCATCGATCCCACTCGCCGACAGGCCAAGCTCGCCGGCAAGTGACGCGCCCGCTCACCCGATCCGCGCCGCGTGCGTGTAGCAGTTGAGCGTCTCTCCGCGCACGAAACCCACCAGCGTCTGCCCGTTTGCGCGCGCGAACTCCACCGCAAGGCTCGACGGCGCGGAAACCGCCGCGATGATCGGCACGCGCGCCGCCAGCGCCTTCTGCAAAATCTCGAACGACGCGCGCCCGCTCACCATCAGCACGTGGCGGTCGAATGGCAGCAGGCCGTTGAGGAAGCCGGACCCGAGCGCCTTGTCCACCGCGTTGTGACGCCCCACGTCCTCGCGCAACACGACGAGATTCCCTTCCGCGTCGAACACGGCCGCCGCGTGCAACCCGCCGGTCTTCGCGAAGGTGTCTTGCTGCGCGCGCATCGTCGCGGGCAGCCCGAGCACCGTGCCGAGCCGCACCTTCACGCGCGACCGCACCGGCTTGAAGCGCTGCCGCACCGCCTCGATGGTCGCCTTGCCGCACAAGCCGCAACTGCTCGACGCGAACACGTGCCGCGTGAGTTGCGCGAAGTCCACGGACACGTCCGGCGCGAGGAACACGTTGAGCACGTTGCCCGATTCGTTCCGGCCATACGGTTCGATGCGCGCGAGGTCGGAGCGCCTCGACAGCAGCCCCTCGGTGAGGAGGAAGCCCGCGGCCAGTTCGTCATCGTGGCCCGGCGTGCGCATCGTCACGCTCACCGGCCGCGTGTCCACGCGGATTTCCAGCGGCTCCTCGACCGCCAGCGAATCGGCGCGGCGCTCCGGCGCGCCGCCGGACTTCATGCGCGTCACGCGCGCCTTGGCTTCGCCGGGCCGTCTCATCAAAACCAGTTGTAGTTGAAGCTCACGCTCACGCGCTCGCCGTTCACGGGATTGGCGGGAACCTCGTGGCGCAGCCAGCTCTCGAACAGGATGACGTTGCCCGCCTTGGCCGGGATGACGACGTGCGGCAGGTTCTCGCGACGGCAGTCCGCCTGGCGCGGCGGCGCGGCCATGAAGCGGCTCAACCGCGGGTCCTCGAAGCGCAGCCCCGGCGAGCCGCGCGGCACGCGCACGTACCAGGTGCCGCTGATCGTCGAGAGCGGATGCAGATGCAGGCTGTGCGCCGTCTGGCGCGGCATGATGTTCACCCAGCAGTCGGTCATCACGAGCTTTCGGCCCGTGAGGTCGAAGTCCAGCGCGCGCGCGAACGCCCGCACGTGCCGGTCAATGCGCCGCTCCAGCTCGCCGAACGTGGATGAAAACTTGTGCAGCTTGTCCATCGAACCGTAGCTCGTGTAGCCGCCGGGATAATTCTGCCTGGACCAGCGCGCGCCCTCGCGGTCGAACCCGCGGAGTTGCCGGCATTCCTTGAGCAGGGCTGCATTGAGCCGCGCCAAGCCCGAGCGCGCGAGCGGTGCGACGTGGATGAAGGTTGGAAACAGCACTTCGAGGCTCACGCCGCAAGCCTGCCGCGCTGCCTTCAGGTTCGCCAGCAAAACCGCGTCCGCTCTTGAAGTTTCAATGCCTCTCGCCACAATGGACGGTAGCTTCGTCAACAACCCAACCACCATGAACAAATACCTCACGGAATTCATCGGGACCTTTTTCCTCGTGCTGACCATC includes these proteins:
- a CDS encoding DUF4339 domain-containing protein; protein product: MFSIIGADGQEYGPVAPEVLAQWIAEGRANALTRVRAAGADAWKPLGDVPEFAAPLEARYGAKPAAAQPPHLPQPAPTPDQPSPRPSPQPQLAVAPGARAAAIEQLRAPAVFMMIVAACGLALELLGIVNVSVFNLMPFEHPPWFGRGAALGMLIQIPFLVVNIALYGLSVFAAANMLQLRRWGWCLTGAIALVVPCTGCCCCLGVLSGLWGMIVLTRPGVRAAFAP
- a CDS encoding DUF4339 domain-containing protein; protein product: MNIHIARNNQQLGQFSLVEVNGGIASGRFLPGDLAWWEGAPGWTRLDTAPGVVVPANLPPPMPPLPAHAAAAPAKSGGSYTAGRNVGDEPRCNIPGHSL
- the fdhD gene encoding formate dehydrogenase accessory sulfurtransferase FdhD — encoded protein: MRRPGEAKARVTRMKSGGAPERRADSLAVEEPLEIRVDTRPVSVTMRTPGHDDELAAGFLLTEGLLSRRSDLARIEPYGRNESGNVLNVFLAPDVSVDFAQLTRHVFASSSCGLCGKATIEAVRQRFKPVRSRVKVRLGTVLGLPATMRAQQDTFAKTGGLHAAAVFDAEGNLVVLREDVGRHNAVDKALGSGFLNGLLPFDRHVLMVSGRASFEILQKALAARVPIIAAVSAPSSLAVEFARANGQTLVGFVRGETLNCYTHAARIG
- a CDS encoding DUF2752 domain-containing protein translates to MNADPVPPVIRAPGFGSRAPRFAALVVALALAFAVTMLFFYDPAKHSLYPQCTLKKLTGLDCPGCGGLRATHQLLHGNIRAAFALNPLLFLVAPVIAWWLAAEAARHRGRNWRGPFDRTAGVLVFVGAVLVFGLLRNVWPLLP